The sequence CTTCGTGGCGCCGATCGTGGGCGGGCCGGCGCGAGCGACGGCCACGGTGGTGCGAGCAGGCAAGCGGTTGATCGTCGTCGCGGTCGATGTCGTCGACGTGGCCAAGGATCGGCTCGCTGCCCGTGCGACGTTGAGTTTCGCGGTGATGGCGCCAGGCGGGTCCGGTCAGCCCGCCACCGGTTTGTAGCGGGCGTCGGCCACCCGGTCCAGGGCGACGCCGGGCTCGCCGTACACCATCGCCCATCCACGCACGCGCCGGTAGTAAAGCTGGGCGTCGCATTCCATGCCGAAGCCGTAACCGCCGTGGATGTGCAGGCTGCGGTAGGTGGCGTCGCGCGCCGTCTCGTAGGCGAACGCGAACGCCATCGCGGCGAGCTCACTGGTGCGCGCTGGTTCGTCGACGAACGCACATGCCGCCTTCAGCGCCAACAACCGCGCTCCGTCGGCCGCAGTCGCGCTGTCCGCCAACGGATGTGACACCGCTTGAAAGGTGCCGATCGGCGTTCGGAACGCGTGGCGTTCCTTTGCGTATTCGACGCCGATCTCGACCGCCTTCTTGGCCGCACCGGCGAGCGCCGCCGCGGTCAGCGTGAGCCACAGATCCAAGGCTTCCGAATGCAACCGCGACGCGTCCCCGCCGTCAGCGAGCACGGCGGCGTCGTCGTCGATGTCCACATCGGCGAGGGGTAGCGATCCGAGATTCTGCACGGGGCGACGGGTCGCGCCCACTGGCGCAACGACAAGGCGCCCGTCGGCCAACGCGATGACCGCGTCGGCGACCGCACCGGCCGGCACGAGCTTCAGCGCACCGCCGCGCGCAGCACGCGGTGCGAACGTGACGAGTTGATCGCCGGCCAACACCCGGCCGAGCAGATCGGCGCCGTCGTCACCGCACCGGGCAAGCAGGCGTGCGGCGACCTGAGCCTCCACCACCGGCGCGGATGCGACGGCGCGGCCGAATTGCTCGGCGATCAGCGCCAAATCGAGTTCGGACGCACCGCCACCACCCGCGGCTTCGTCGACCGCCATGTCGACGGCGCCGGTTTCCGTCAGCGCCTTCCACAACTTGTCGTCGAAACCGAGTGGTTCGGCGGCCCGGACCCGCTCAGACGTCGACTCCCGCCCGTAGATGGCCGCGAACACCTCGACAAGCTGCCGCTGTTCGTCGGAAAGACTCAGGTCCAAAGTTTGGGTCCGTTTCCATGCGGATATGAATGCTCTCAGAATTGAGAGTAACATTATCGGCCACGCCGCCCATCAGCCTCGTGAGACAGGATCGGTTACCGTCCATGCATTTTCAGCTCGATACCGACACAGAGGCCTATCGCGCGGAGATCCGCGCCCATCTGCAGGACGTGATGACCGCCGAATTCGAGGAACGGCTGTACCGCAGCGGTGTCGCGCACGACGACGAATTCGCCAAGGGACTTGTCGACAACGGATTCTTCGCACCCACCTGGCCGCCCGAGTACGGCGGCCAGAACCGCACTGCATGGGACGAACAGGTACTTCAGGAAGAATTGATGTACGCCGAGGCGCCGGTGTACCTGTCGGAGACGACGCGGATGGTGGCCTCGATCATCCGCCAGGTGGGCCGGCAGTCGATGAAGGACCGCATCCTGGCCGGTGCGCTCAAGGGAGATCTCACGATCGCGCTGGGGTTCACCGAACCGGAGTGCGGGTCCGACGTCGCGGCGGCCACCACCAAGGCCGTTCGCGACGGTGACGAATGGATCATCAACGGCTCCAAGATGTTCACCACCAACGGGCACATCGCCGACTATGTCTTCCTGCTGGCGCGCACAAGCCCGGACAAACCGAAGCACAAGGGGCTGACCATGTTTCTGGTGCCGCTCGACGCACCGGGAATCGAGGCGCAGGCGGTCTGGACGCTGTCCGGTGAGCGCACCAACATCACCTTCTACAGCGACGTCCGAATCGGTGACGAGTGGCGCGTCGGGGACGTCGACGCCGGATGGCAGGTGCTGAGCCTGTCGCTGCAGGACGAACATGCGTCCGGATGGGGACCACATATCGCCCGCCTGCTGACCCACGCCGAGCGATGGGCCGAGACAACGATAACTGACGACGGCGTGACGCAGATCGCCAAGCCCGACGTACGGCGGCGGCTGGCGAGAGTCGCCATGGAGTACGAAGTCTCGATGCTGCTCCAACGCCGTTGCGCATGGATGGCCGAAGCGGGTCAGATACCGGTTGCCGAAGGACCGATGGCCAAAGTGTTCAGCACCGAAGCCCTGGTCCGCGCGAGCCAGGACATCGTCGAGCTCGTCGGACCGGACGCCGTGCGCAGCTACTTCGAGCCGTCCGCCCCGGAGCAGGGCCGGTTCGAATACCTGATGCGGTTCTCCGTGGGCACCACGATCTATGCGGGCACCAGCGAGGTGCAGCGCTCGATCATCGCCCAGCGCGGACTGGGTTTACCCCGTTAGCTTCTTGGGCTTGCGGGCACTGGTTCGCTTTGCCCCAGCCCTGGCGGCGACCGCCTTCGGTTTGGCCGAACCCGCGGGCGGGGTGAGCGCCTGCAGGCACCACGCCCACAGCTGGTCCTCGGTGAGCTGGGCGCCCTTGCCACCCAGATGGAACACCCCGATCTGGGCGAGCGCGATGAGCGTCGAGTTCAGCAGCGTCGTCAACTGTGCGGGTGTCAGGTCGTTGCGGACCAACCCGGCGCGTGAACACGACGTGAGGATCTTGGTCAGCAGCTTCTGGTGCGGTTCCCAGATCTTGGCGAAATCGGCGGGGCGCTCGATCTCGAGGCTGAGGTTGTAGATCGTCATCACGCGGCCACCGATCGCCTCGGACGATTCCGCGCGGGACAGAAATCCGCGGCAGAACGCCTCGAGTTGCGCCATCGGGCCGTCGGGCGCCGCCGCGGCGACCTCATGTCGGATCGCCTCGATGAACTGACTTGTGGCGTTCTCGTACAACGCCAACAACAGCTCTTCCTTGCCCGCGAAGTGTTGATAGAACGCCCGCAGGCTCAGGTTGGACCTGTCGATCAGCGTCTGGATGGTGAAGTCGGCTCGACCGGACTCCTCGACCAGCTCCAGCGCCGTCGCCAGGAAACGAGAGCTGC comes from Mycolicibacterium pulveris and encodes:
- a CDS encoding acyl-CoA dehydrogenase family protein, producing the protein MDLSLSDEQRQLVEVFAAIYGRESTSERVRAAEPLGFDDKLWKALTETGAVDMAVDEAAGGGGASELDLALIAEQFGRAVASAPVVEAQVAARLLARCGDDGADLLGRVLAGDQLVTFAPRAARGGALKLVPAGAVADAVIALADGRLVVAPVGATRRPVQNLGSLPLADVDIDDDAAVLADGGDASRLHSEALDLWLTLTAAALAGAAKKAVEIGVEYAKERHAFRTPIGTFQAVSHPLADSATAADGARLLALKAACAFVDEPARTSELAAMAFAFAYETARDATYRSLHIHGGYGFGMECDAQLYYRRVRGWAMVYGEPGVALDRVADARYKPVAG
- a CDS encoding acyl-CoA dehydrogenase family protein, coding for MHFQLDTDTEAYRAEIRAHLQDVMTAEFEERLYRSGVAHDDEFAKGLVDNGFFAPTWPPEYGGQNRTAWDEQVLQEELMYAEAPVYLSETTRMVASIIRQVGRQSMKDRILAGALKGDLTIALGFTEPECGSDVAAATTKAVRDGDEWIINGSKMFTTNGHIADYVFLLARTSPDKPKHKGLTMFLVPLDAPGIEAQAVWTLSGERTNITFYSDVRIGDEWRVGDVDAGWQVLSLSLQDEHASGWGPHIARLLTHAERWAETTITDDGVTQIAKPDVRRRLARVAMEYEVSMLLQRRCAWMAEAGQIPVAEGPMAKVFSTEALVRASQDIVELVGPDAVRSYFEPSAPEQGRFEYLMRFSVGTTIYAGTSEVQRSIIAQRGLGLPR
- a CDS encoding TetR/AcrR family transcriptional regulator, yielding MTSKKRAGQEPEPDLELVDTDSEMPASWQERTIERRLSQARARALARSSRFLATALELVEESGRADFTIQTLIDRSNLSLRAFYQHFAGKEELLLALYENATSQFIEAIRHEVAAAAPDGPMAQLEAFCRGFLSRAESSEAIGGRVMTIYNLSLEIERPADFAKIWEPHQKLLTKILTSCSRAGLVRNDLTPAQLTTLLNSTLIALAQIGVFHLGGKGAQLTEDQLWAWCLQALTPPAGSAKPKAVAARAGAKRTSARKPKKLTG